AGCAGGACGTCACAGACGTCCTGCGGGGTGAGGTTCGTTTCGTGAAAGGTTCGCGCAACCATCCGGGTGATGGACGCGGGCGTCGCTTCGCGGTCGATATGCAGCGCGATCTTCCGGTGGAGAGTGGACTCGGCCTGAAGAATTCCAAACAGGACTTCGGCGACCCGGCGCAGGGTGTCGCGGCGGTGGTGAGGGAGACGCTCTTTCAGGTACTCAGCGAGCGTGTCAACATGCGAGCGGGCGGCACTGGGACGGATCACACCCCCTTTTGCCGCCCTTTGCCGTTCCCTTGTGCGTCCTGGACGCCATTTCCCTCAACCTGTCAGGTACTGAGCATTTCACCCCCTCACGAGCAGCGCGAGCGGGAAGTCTTCGAGCACCTTGGCGACCGGCAGCTTCGCCGTGCGGACGCGCAGTTTCTCGCCGGTCAGGACGTTGGTGTAAGTTCCCGTGCCGGGCAGGGTGAGGGTGCGGTTGCCCCAGGCCTCGGCAAGCGCCCAGGGGGTCTTCTCGCGGGTCAGGCTCAGGGTGAGGCGCGGCGCGACCGTCACGGCGACCTGTCCCCCGTGCTCGCGGGCGAAGGCGAGCAGGTACTTGCCGGCCTCAATGGGGCGGTAGCTCCCCTGCGTGAAGAGGTCCGGGGAAGCGCGGCGGGCTTGCAGCGCGGCCCAAGTGACGAGCAGCTTGACGGCGCCGTCCTCGTAGCCGCCCAGCCAGCGCCGGGCGAGCGCGAGGCTGTGGTCTTGCTCCAGCCGCGTGAGCATGCGCCCCCGCCAGGCATAGTCCACCGGGCGGCGGTTGTCGGGATCGACCAGGCTCTGGTTCCAGCCTTCCGCGCCCTGGTAGGTGTCGGGTACGCCGGGGGCCGTCAGGCGCACGAGCGCCGCCGAGAGACCGCTCTGGGCGCCGTAGGGACTGATTCGGGCGTGCAGCCCACGCAGGCTCGCCAGGAAGCCGGCGTCTGCGAGAAGCTGACGGGTAAAAGCGTCCAGCGCCGCCTCGTACGCCTCGTCGGGCGCGGCCCAGCTCGTGCGGAGTTTGGCCTCGCGCGAGGCTTTGAGGAGGTAGGCGGCGAGGCGGTCCGGGAACTCCTTCAGCCCGCCGCGCAGCGGGTACGCCCCCAGCGCGTTTTGCAGCAGGGCGTAGGTGTCTAAGGCACTCGGTGCCGGGCCCAGGTCATGTTCCTCACTCAACGACGCAAACAGCGGCGTGTGGGTCCGCAGAAATTCGCTCCAGACCTGCGGCAACTCGCTCAGCACGCTGATGCGGGCGCGGGTGTCCTCGCCGCGCTTGGTGTCGTGGGTGGACCCGGCGAGCATCGCGCGCGGCCAGTCCTCCGCCCGCCGCGCCGCCGCCGCGTGGAAGGCGCGCGGGGAGGTGCCAAAACGCGCCGGGTCCCCGCCCACCTCGTTGAGCGAGAGCAGCCGGACGTAGCGGTAAAAGGCGGTGTCCTCGGCGCCCTTGGCCGTCACCGGGCCGGTGAGCTGCTGGAACTTGAGCACGAAGTCGGCCCACGCCGCCTGGGTGGCTTCCTCCCCCACGTTCAGCAGCAGCACGCTCTCCAGAAAGTCGAAGACCCCGGCGTCGACCGGCTGCCCCGCCTCGCGGTTGTGGCGCTTGGCGCCGCGCACCGCCTGCCGGATCTTGGCGTGGTCGCCCGGCTCACGGCTGCCGCCCAAGCGCACATAGGTGCGGTAGACCGGGAAGCAGGCGATCACCTCACGAATGGCCGAACGAATCGCGCTGAGGGTGAAGTCGCGCGAGCGCAGGTCGGCCTCGGCGAGGCGCTCGAGGTGCTCGGCGAGCACGTTGACCTCACCCGGCAGCGAGACGCGCTGAATGAGTTGCTTGCCCCGGTAGAGGTGCGCGAGGTAGTTGTCGCGGTCGCCGGTAAAGCGGCGGTAGATCCCGCTCAGCTCGTCCTCGTGCGCCGCGTCCACGAACACCCCGCCGAGTTCGGCGAGAAAGTCGTAGCCGGTCGTGCCGTGAATCGCCCAGTCGGGCGGCAGCGTCTCGCCGGGTTCGAGGATCTTCTCGGCGACGACGTAGAGCGGCAGCTCGCCCTCCTCCGGCGCTGCGCCGAGCGCGTGCGCGGCGCCCGCCTGAAGCGCGCGGAAGTAGCCGGCCGGGTCGTAGAGGCCGTCGGTGTGGTCGAGCCGCACGCCGTGGATCAGCCCTTCTCGCAGCAGCTCAAAGAGCAGCGTGTGCGCCCAGGCGAAGACGCGCGGGTCTTCCATCCGCAGCGCAGCGAGGTCGTTGATGTCGAAAAAGCGCCGGTAGTTGATCTCCTCGGCGGCCACCTTCCACCACGCCAGGCGGTAGTTCTGCTCGCTCACGTAAGCGTCGAGCCGCGCGGGGTCGGCGTTGATCTCCCCCAGCAGCGCCCCTAACCCCGCCAGGATGCCGGGGTGGGCGCGCAGCAGCGCCCCGAAGCGCCGTGACGCCACCGCCATCTCCTGCGCGCGGCTGAGGCGGTCGGTGTCGGTCAGGTCCGGGTCCTGGCTGCGCGGCAGGTTGGCCACCGAGCGCGTGATGCTGGCGAGTTCGGCGAGCGCTTCGCCGGCCAGGGCGCGCGGCAGGCTCTCCCCGAGTTCGGCGAGCAGCGCCGCGACGCTGCGCGGGGAAAGAGGAAAGCGGCGCTCCCAGTACCCCAGAAAAAACCGCCCCCCCTCCCTGGCCCCAGCGTCCCATCCCAGGCTCAACTCCCCGCGCTCGAGCACCCGCCCGTACTGGTCGCCCAGGGTGGGCAGCAGCACCTTGCCCGCGAGTGCGCGCTTGAGCGGTTGCCACGAGATGTCGAAGAAATGCGCGTAGCGGCTCGCCTGACCGTGGCACAGCACGTCTTCCCAGTAGGGGTTGTGCCCGCCCTGGATGCCCATGTGGTTGGGCACGAAGTCCACGATCACGCTCAGGCCCAGTTCACGCGCCCGCGCCGAGAAGCGCCGCAATCCCTCCAGGCCGCCGAGGTCGGGGTTGATGCGGGCGTGATCGGTCACGTCGTAGCCGTGGGTGCTGCCCGGTGTGCTCGCCCAGATCGGCGAAAGGTACACCGTGCTGACCCCCAGCCGCGCGAGGTAGGGCAGCGTCCGCCGCGCCGAGGCGAAGGGAAAGCCGGCGTGGAGTTGCAGCCGGTAGGTCGAGTCGGGCAGCGGCGCAGGTGCGGGGGCCGGGAGCTCCGGAACACTCACGCGCCGGCTCCGAGCAGCAGCGCCTCGCCGGGGCCAAGGTCGGGGAGGGCGCCGGGGGCCAGGGGCCGGCGGCCTTCGGAGTGCAGCAGGGGATGCTCAGGCCGCGCGAAAGGCAGGCTCACCCCTTCCACCCTGACGCTTCCCTCCCCGAGGTTCCACAGCAGTAGCCTCACGCCCCGCCCGGTCTCGGTCTTCACCCACAGCACGTCGCCGTCGTGGCCGGTGCTCAGCGCCCCTCGCTTGCGGTTGGCGAGCACCGGGTCCGAGCGGCGCAGCGCGAGCAGTTCGCGGTAGAGCGCGAGGGTCTGGGCGTGCTCTCCCTGCGCGCGCTCATCCCAGTTCAGCTTGGAGCGCAGGAAGGTTTCTTCTGCCTGTGGGTCGGGCACGTCCTCGCCGCTGAAGCCGCTGAAATAGGCGAACTCGCGCCTGCGCCCCTCGCTCACCGCGCGCCCGAGGTCGCCGGCGTGGTCGCTGAAAAACTGAAAGGGCGTGCTCGCGGCCCACTCCTGGCCCTGAAACAGCAGCGGGGTCATCGGCAGCGTGAGCAGCAGCGTGCTCGCGCCCCGGAACTCGGCGGGGGTCACGCCGGGGTGGGCGTTCAGGCGCTGCCCGGTCGGCTGGTTGCCCACCTGGTCGTGGTTCTGGATGCAGTACACGAACGCGGGAGCCTCCAGCGGGTCCGACGGGTGCCCGCGCAGGTGCTCCTCGCCCCGCACGTCCCAGTGCTGGCCCTCGTAGCGCCAGCCGCGGCGGATGGTGTGGGCGAGGTCGGCGGCGCCGCCGAGGTAGCCGTGATAATACCCCTCGCGCTCGCCGGTCAGGGTGACGCGCACCTCGTGGTGAAAGTCGTCGGACCAGATGCCGTCGAGGCCGTCTTCGGTCACCAGCGTCGGCAGGTTGCGGTGGTCTTCCGCGAGCAGCAGGTGGGTGCCGCCGAGCTTGTGAACCTCGTGGGCGAGTTCGCGCAGGATGTGGACCTCGCTGTCGTCGGTCATCGCCTGGGTCGCGTCGAGGCGCAGGCCGTCGAAGCGGTAGTCGCGCAGCCACATCCGCGCGTTGCCAGTCACGAGGCGGCGCATATGCGGCTCGGCGTAGTCGAGGCCCGCGCCCCAGGCGCTCTGGAAGCGGTCCGTGAAGTAGCTCGGCGCGTAGCTCGCGAGGTAGTTGCCGTCCGGGCCGAAATGGTTGTACACCACGTCGAGCAGCACCGCCATCCCGAGGCCGTGCGCCGCGTCCACGAAGGCTTGCAGCTCCTCGGGGCGTCCGTAGGGCGCGAAAGGCGCGTAGAGCGCTACGCCGTCGTAGCCCCAGCCGCGCTCCCCCGCGAAGGCCGCGAGCGGCATCACTTGCAGCGCGGTGACGCCGAGGTCGCGCAGATACGGCAGCCGCTCCCGCGCCGCGCGGTAGGTGCCCTCCGGCGTGAAGGTGCCGACGTGCAGCTCGTAGAACACGCACTCCGCGAGCGGCAGGCCGCGCCAGGCGGTGTTCTTCCACTCGAAGGCGCCCAGGTCGGTCACCTCGGCTTCCCCGTGCACGCCGTCAGGCAGGAAGCGGGCGTAGGGATCGGGCGTCGGCACGCCGCCGAGCAGGAAGAGGTAACGCGCGCCGGCCCCGACGGGAAGGTCGAGCTCGAAGAGGCCGCCGCCCTGCGGGGACATCGCGTGCGCCTCGCCGTTCACCCGCACCGCCACGTCCGAGGTGCGGGTGGTCCACAGCCGGAAGCGGGTGCCGCCCTCCGGCAGCGGCTGGGCGCCGAGGCGGGTGTGCAGCGCGTCAGGCACTGCCGGGTCGGGGGTGGGGGCAACGGAAGGGGAAGTCTGAGTCATGGTTGGTGGGTCTCCTGAGCATCGTTCGGCCCCGCTCGCCCGTCTCGGGAGCCAGGCCGCAAACCGTCACACCCTAGCCGCCAGCGTAACCGGGCAAAGTGAGGCGGATCAGACAGCGCCGGCCTCCGCTACAAAGCCCGCAACGAAAAACCCCCGCCTCTGCGGGGGCCTTCCTCCAAATTGCGATGACGGCTCCGGCTCAGTTCCAGCGTCCGCCGCGCTGCTGCCGGACTTCCGGCTCGGGCGCGGCGTAGAGTTCCTCGGCGCGGCTGAGCTTCTTGCGGCCATACAGCCCTTCGAGGATGAATTCCGCCGCCGACACCCGCACGGCGTCGTCGGAACTCTGGGCCACCTGCGCGGCGAAATCGCGCAGCCCCGGCACCTCGGCAGCCGCCTTCAGGGCCGCCGCCGCGTCGCCCCCCTGCGGAAAGCGGAACACGTTGCCCTCCTCGAACCACTTTTCGAGTTCGCGGGTGTCGGCTGAGCCGTACCCCCGCGCGTAGGCGGCGCCGGCGGCCTTACGGATGATGTCTTTGGCGACGTTATCCGCGCCCTTGAGTTCGCCCTCGTACTCGAGCTCCATCTTGCCGGTGATCGCCGGGAGGCCCGCGTAGATGTCGGTGACGCGCACGACTGGGCTGTCGCCCTGCACCAGCGCGCGGCGCTCGGCGTTGGCGCAGGCGAGCTCCATCAGCGAGATCGGAAGGCGCTGCGAGACGCCGCTCATCTTGTCCACCCGCCCGTCCTCGCGCGCCTGGAAGGCGATCTCTTCGATCAGTTCCGCGATGAAGCCCGGCACCGTGACGCCCTCGGCGCGCGTGGCTTCCTGCGCGGTGATGTCCATGCCGAGCCGCACGTCGGTGGGGTAGTGGGTGCGGATCTCCGAGCCGATGCGGTCCTTGAGCGGCGTCACGATCTTGCCGCGCGCGGTGTAGTCCTCGGGGTTGGCCGAGAACACCAGCATCACGTCGAGTTCGAGCCGGATGGGGTAGCCCTTGATCTGCACGTCGCCTTCCTGAAGGATGTTGAACAGCGCCACCTGCACCTTCGGCGCGAGGTCGGCGAGTTCGTTGACGGCGAAGATGCCCCGGTTGGCGCGCGGCAGCAGCCCGAAGTGCATCGAGCGAGTGTCCCCCAGCGCGGTGCCGAGCCGGGCGGCCTTGATCGGGTCCACGTCGCCGATCAGGTCGGCCACCGTCACGTCGGGGGTGGCGAGCTTTTCGACGTAACGGTCGCGCCGGGGCAACCAGCGGATCGGGAGGTCGAGGCCGTGCGCTTCGAGCAGGTGCTGGCCCTCGGCGCCGATGGGGTTGAGGGGATCGTCGGGCATGTCTACCCCGGCGATCACCGGCACCTCGGGGTCGAGGAGTTCGGTGATCGCGCGCAGGATGCGGCTTTTCGCCTGGCCACGCAGCCCGAGCAGGATGAAGTTCTGGCGGGCGAGCAGCGCGTTGACGAGCTGGGGAATCACGGTCTCGTCGTAGCCGACGACGCCGGGAAACAGCTCCTCGCCGCCCCTGAGCTTGCGGGTGAGGTTTTCTCTCACCTCGTCGTGCACCAGCCGGCGCCCACCGTCGAAGGGCTTGCGGCCCGCGTAGGCGGGCGTCTGGAGCAGTTCACCTAACGTTCGCGCCTGGACACTCAGCGGCTGGGAAGTCATGCGCGGAAACTAGCATGGCCCCCGCAGCCCGAATGTGCGAATAGGTGCGGCCTGGGGGCGCGTCAGCCGCTCGTACTGGAGGCGGCGGCACTCTGCTGCTGCTCGTCCTCCAGCGCCTTGTACGCGCACACCGCCGCGAGGGCGGCGAGCGGCAGCGGCACGTCTCCGATGTCGAGAGCCACGTCCTTGCCCTCGAAGGCCCCGCCGATGCGCCCACGCAGCTCGCCCCCGGCGCGGCGCAGGGTCACGTCCTTACCGTCGAGGCGCCCGGAGAAGCGGCCCGTGACCTGTTCTCCGCTCAGCTCCAGCCGCAACGAGTCGCCGTCAATCTGGCCGCCGAGCCGCACCTCTACCCCCCGCGCCGTCGCCTCGCCGCGCACGTCGAAGCCCCCGATGCGGCCCCCCACCCGGCCTTCCACCTCGTCCCCGCGCCAGCCCAGCTCAATGTCCTTGCCCTGCACGTTGCCGCCGATGCGCCCGTCGAGGCGCTTTCCGTCCCAGTCGGCGTGCAGGTCGTAGCCGAGGCGCAGGCCCCCGATTCTTCCGTCGATGCGGCTCATGGGAGGCAGTACGGGGTAGGGGGGCTCAGGGTTCCCGACAGGGAGATTAGGCCAGGGGAATCAGGGCAGGAGCAGCCGCAGCTGAACGTCGTGCCGGGGCGGGCGCGACGTGTTCGCCAGGTCGGTCCTCGCCCGCAGCGACAGCGTGCCGACGCCCTCCTGAGCGCCGAAGCGGAAGGTCAGGCGGGTGACGCTCTGGCCGGCGAGGGTGCGGGTGTCCACGAGCTGCCAGCCCTGGGCCTGGAGCGCGGCGACATAGTGCTGACGCAGCGCCTCGGTGCTCTGCGGGCCATACACCGAGGTGAAGGCGGAGAACTCGGTGTCGCCGGCGGTCGTGCTCGTGCCTTCCACCTGCGCGCCCGCCGGAGCGGGGAGCAGAGGCAGTTTTAGGCCACGCTTCGCCAGGGGGCCGGCGGGGTCGGTGTAGACCGCCGCCTGACGGTAAGGCGCGTAGAAGTTGATCTCGGCGGCGTTCTCGCGCGGCAGGCCCGCCGGGCAGCTCTCGGCGACTGGGAAGGCGCTGTATCCATAATTCACGACGCTCCCCCCGTCTCCGCCCCCGTCCCCGAACGCGAAGACCGTGAGGCTGCCGGGCACACCGGGCTTACACAGCGGCGAGACGTACTCGGCCCCGCCGCGTCCCGACTCGAAGACCAGCCCGCCCGGGCGCGGGTAGCGGTCCTGCCAGCCTGCGGCCCGCAGCGCCCGCTCGGCGGCCTGTTGCGCCTGCGTCTCATTCAGGGAGGTCCGCACGATCACCCGACTTCCGACCTGCTGCCGCACGCTGCCCACCACCCGTTGCCCCGGCAGCGCGGGCGCGGGAAACGGCAGGTCCGCGAGCACCCGCCCCGGTTGAAACTGATCGCCGCCCGACACGCCCGCCACCGCCAGCAGCAGTTGCCGCTCGGCGGGGGTCAGGCGCTCGAACAGCGGGGCGCCTCCGGTCTGCGCCTGCGCCGTGCCCGACAGGGACATGCCGCACAGAGAGACGAACATGAGGGGGGCCAGAGCTGCTCGCCGACAGGCAATGAAAGTCATATCGCACTCTACGCTGACAAAGGGTCAGGAGTTCCAGCCGCTTGCCTCCGGGAGTTCAGGGGCCGTAGCGCCCCTCCTCCGGCAGCGCCTCGCCCGCGTAGACGGCGAGCGCCACCCGCCGGGCGAGCGGGAAATCGACGGCGGCGTACCAGCCTTCTTCGAGATGTCCGGCGCGCTCGCGGTAGACGCACAGGGCGGGGCCGTATGAGCAGGCGCCGAGGCAGCCGCTCCCCGTCAGGCGCAGGCTGCCGCCGCGTTTGTAGTAGGCGAGCGAATCGCGCTCCAGCCCGTTCCATAGTGCACGGTGCAGCAGCGCCGAGCCGCGCGCCTGGCAACTCGCGCCCTGGCACAGCAGCAGGTGACCTGCGGTCTTGAAGTATTTGGGTCCACCAGTCATGACGCTACCCATCCTCGGGGATGATCAGCAGGCGACCGGCGTGCTCGGTCACGCTTACCCGCACGCCGTAGCTCGCGCGCAGGTGCTCCGGGGTCAGGACCTGGGCCGGCGTGCCCTCGGCGAGCACCTGACCCTGATGCAGCAGCAGCACCCGGTCGGCGCGCGCCGCGAGCGTGAGGTCGTGCAGCACCGCCACCACGCCGAGCCCACCCGCCACCTCGCAGCGCAGATAGCGCAGTAGGTCGAGGGTATAGGCGAGGTCGAGGTGGTTGGTCGGCTCGTCGAGCAGCAGCAGGGCAGGTTGCGCCGCGAGCGCGCGGGCGAGCGAGACCCGTTGCCGCTCGCCGCCCGAGAGCTCGGCCACCCGCCGGGTCTCGAAGCGCCGGGTGTCGGTGCGCTCCAGCGCCGCCGTGACTGCCGCCTCGTCGGCCTCGGTCCAGGGGCGGGTGGGAATCAGGCCCCATTTCCAGTCGCCCGCGCCGCGCCCGAGCGAGACCACGTCGCGCACCCGCGTGTCCGGGGGGAGCGTCTCGCCCTGCGCGAGGTACGCCACCCGGCGCGAGCGCGCGGCGCGCGGCCAGGCGGCGAGCGCTCTCCCCTCCAGCCGCACTTCTCCGGCTTCAAGGGGACTAAGGCCGAGCAGGGCGCGCAGCAGCGTGCTTTTGCCCGCCCCGTTCGGCCCGATGATCGCGGTGAACTCGCCGGCCTGGAAAGCCGCGTCCACCCCGCGCACGGCGGGCGAGCTTCCGGCCCGGACGTGGAGGCCGCGCCCTTCAAGGATCGGCGGCAGGCTCACGCGGCACTCTCGCGGCGCAGCAGCCACAGGAAAAAGGGACCGCCGAGCAGCGTGGTCACGATGCCCACCTGCGAGAGCGGCGTGGTCCGGGCGAGCAGGTCAGCAAACACGAGCAGCGAGCCGCCGAGCAGGGCCGAGAGCGCGAGCAGCGTGCGGTGCCCCCCTCCGAACGCCAGCCGGACGACGTGCGGCACGATCAAACCGACAAAGCCGATGATGCCCACGTAGGCCACTGCCCCTGCCGTCGCCAGGCTCGCGCACAGCACCACGAGCAGCCGCAGCCGCTCCACCGGCACCCCGAGCGAGCGGGCGGTGAGGTCGCCGAGTTGCAGCGTGTCGAGCGCGCGCGCGAGCAACAGCAGGGCTCCGCAGCCGAGGCCCACGTAGGGCAGCACGGTGAGCACGTCGCGCCAGCCGGAGAAACTCAGGTCGCCGAGGGTGTAGGCGAGCACTTGCCGGGCGCGGTCCTCGCCACGCAGGATCAGGGTGGTGGACGCCGCGCCGAGCACGCTGCCCACCACCACGCCCGCCAGGATCAGCCGGGTGGTCGGAAAGCGCCGGCCCTCGCGCGCGAGCAGCAGGGTCAGGGCCACCGCGAGCAGCGCCGCGAACAGCGCCGCGAGCGGCACCACGGGATGCGGCCAGCCGAGCACAATGGCGAGCGTCGCCCCCAGGCCCGCGCCGCTCGCCGCGCCGAGCAGGTAAGGGTCGGCGAGCGGGTTGCGAAAGACGCCCTGGAACGCGCCGCCGCACACGCTCAGCCCCGCGCCGACGAGCACGCCCATCGCCACGCGCGGCAGCCGAATCTGCCAGATGATCGCGTCGTCGCCGGTCAGCGGCTGCCCGGTCGCGCCGCGCCACAGCGCCCCGAGCACCTCGGCGGGCGGCACCGTGACGCTGCCCAGGCCGGTGCCGAGGACCA
This region of Deinococcus reticulitermitis genomic DNA includes:
- the treY gene encoding malto-oligosyltrehalose synthase, with amino-acid sequence MSVPELPAPAPAPLPDSTYRLQLHAGFPFASARRTLPYLARLGVSTVYLSPIWASTPGSTHGYDVTDHARINPDLGGLEGLRRFSARARELGLSVIVDFVPNHMGIQGGHNPYWEDVLCHGQASRYAHFFDISWQPLKRALAGKVLLPTLGDQYGRVLERGELSLGWDAGAREGGRFFLGYWERRFPLSPRSVAALLAELGESLPRALAGEALAELASITRSVANLPRSQDPDLTDTDRLSRAQEMAVASRRFGALLRAHPGILAGLGALLGEINADPARLDAYVSEQNYRLAWWKVAAEEINYRRFFDINDLAALRMEDPRVFAWAHTLLFELLREGLIHGVRLDHTDGLYDPAGYFRALQAGAAHALGAAPEEGELPLYVVAEKILEPGETLPPDWAIHGTTGYDFLAELGGVFVDAAHEDELSGIYRRFTGDRDNYLAHLYRGKQLIQRVSLPGEVNVLAEHLERLAEADLRSRDFTLSAIRSAIREVIACFPVYRTYVRLGGSREPGDHAKIRQAVRGAKRHNREAGQPVDAGVFDFLESVLLLNVGEEATQAAWADFVLKFQQLTGPVTAKGAEDTAFYRYVRLLSLNEVGGDPARFGTSPRAFHAAAARRAEDWPRAMLAGSTHDTKRGEDTRARISVLSELPQVWSEFLRTHTPLFASLSEEHDLGPAPSALDTYALLQNALGAYPLRGGLKEFPDRLAAYLLKASREAKLRTSWAAPDEAYEAALDAFTRQLLADAGFLASLRGLHARISPYGAQSGLSAALVRLTAPGVPDTYQGAEGWNQSLVDPDNRRPVDYAWRGRMLTRLEQDHSLALARRWLGGYEDGAVKLLVTWAALQARRASPDLFTQGSYRPIEAGKYLLAFAREHGGQVAVTVAPRLTLSLTREKTPWALAEAWGNRTLTLPGTGTYTNVLTGEKLRVRTAKLPVAKVLEDFPLALLVRG
- the treZ gene encoding malto-oligosyltrehalose trehalohydrolase, which produces MTQTSPSVAPTPDPAVPDALHTRLGAQPLPEGGTRFRLWTTRTSDVAVRVNGEAHAMSPQGGGLFELDLPVGAGARYLFLLGGVPTPDPYARFLPDGVHGEAEVTDLGAFEWKNTAWRGLPLAECVFYELHVGTFTPEGTYRAARERLPYLRDLGVTALQVMPLAAFAGERGWGYDGVALYAPFAPYGRPEELQAFVDAAHGLGMAVLLDVVYNHFGPDGNYLASYAPSYFTDRFQSAWGAGLDYAEPHMRRLVTGNARMWLRDYRFDGLRLDATQAMTDDSEVHILRELAHEVHKLGGTHLLLAEDHRNLPTLVTEDGLDGIWSDDFHHEVRVTLTGEREGYYHGYLGGAADLAHTIRRGWRYEGQHWDVRGEEHLRGHPSDPLEAPAFVYCIQNHDQVGNQPTGQRLNAHPGVTPAEFRGASTLLLTLPMTPLLFQGQEWAASTPFQFFSDHAGDLGRAVSEGRRREFAYFSGFSGEDVPDPQAEETFLRSKLNWDERAQGEHAQTLALYRELLALRRSDPVLANRKRGALSTGHDGDVLWVKTETGRGVRLLLWNLGEGSVRVEGVSLPFARPEHPLLHSEGRRPLAPGALPDLGPGEALLLGAGA
- a CDS encoding ATP-binding protein, which gives rise to MTSQPLSVQARTLGELLQTPAYAGRKPFDGGRRLVHDEVRENLTRKLRGGEELFPGVVGYDETVIPQLVNALLARQNFILLGLRGQAKSRILRAITELLDPEVPVIAGVDMPDDPLNPIGAEGQHLLEAHGLDLPIRWLPRRDRYVEKLATPDVTVADLIGDVDPIKAARLGTALGDTRSMHFGLLPRANRGIFAVNELADLAPKVQVALFNILQEGDVQIKGYPIRLELDVMLVFSANPEDYTARGKIVTPLKDRIGSEIRTHYPTDVRLGMDITAQEATRAEGVTVPGFIAELIEEIAFQAREDGRVDKMSGVSQRLPISLMELACANAERRALVQGDSPVVRVTDIYAGLPAITGKMELEYEGELKGADNVAKDIIRKAAGAAYARGYGSADTRELEKWFEEGNVFRFPQGGDAAAALKAAAEVPGLRDFAAQVAQSSDDAVRVSAAEFILEGLYGRKKLSRAEELYAAPEPEVRQQRGGRWN
- a CDS encoding (2Fe-2S) ferredoxin domain-containing protein, giving the protein MTGGPKYFKTAGHLLLCQGASCQARGSALLHRALWNGLERDSLAYYKRGGSLRLTGSGCLGACSYGPALCVYRERAGHLEEGWYAAVDFPLARRVALAVYAGEALPEEGRYGP
- a CDS encoding ABC transporter ATP-binding protein, translated to MPPILEGRGLHVRAGSSPAVRGVDAAFQAGEFTAIIGPNGAGKSTLLRALLGLSPLEAGEVRLEGRALAAWPRAARSRRVAYLAQGETLPPDTRVRDVVSLGRGAGDWKWGLIPTRPWTEADEAAVTAALERTDTRRFETRRVAELSGGERQRVSLARALAAQPALLLLDEPTNHLDLAYTLDLLRYLRCEVAGGLGVVAVLHDLTLAARADRVLLLHQGQVLAEGTPAQVLTPEHLRASYGVRVSVTEHAGRLLIIPEDG
- a CDS encoding FecCD family ABC transporter permease — its product is MLTGVLGLAALLLVAVVLGTGLGSVTVPPAEVLGALWRGATGQPLTGDDAIIWQIRLPRVAMGVLVGAGLSVCGGAFQGVFRNPLADPYLLGAASGAGLGATLAIVLGWPHPVVPLAALFAALLAVALTLLLAREGRRFPTTRLILAGVVVGSVLGAASTTLILRGEDRARQVLAYTLGDLSFSGWRDVLTVLPYVGLGCGALLLLARALDTLQLGDLTARSLGVPVERLRLLVVLCASLATAGAVAYVGIIGFVGLIVPHVVRLAFGGGHRTLLALSALLGGSLLVFADLLARTTPLSQVGIVTTLLGGPFFLWLLRRESAA